Proteins co-encoded in one Puntigrus tetrazona isolate hp1 chromosome 20, ASM1883169v1, whole genome shotgun sequence genomic window:
- the LOC122324444 gene encoding myomegalin isoform X10, which produces MLDSKMKDVCRICARELYGNQRRWIFHPTAKLSLQVLLSYALGREMTRDGRGEFACSKCAFMLDRMYRFDTVIARVEALSVERMQKLLMEKDRLRQCIGGLYRKNNADDFGVDSGAADSSVVDFSRLAESEYNALLQEDLTYSIYESWAEQGAQEQVQDHQCPVHHQCHADATSGTRPRKCKGCAALRVADSDYEAVCKVPRKVGRSTSCGPSTRYSGSVLDSAEETLPSAPPPEPEPVENNQTHRPSDPEPVGVSPASSVESLDTAVDVTQESYPKVHLNTMQEESEEERSAIKRPGSVCGLDMALSLLKSFEYHPLQSQRGSRIPVLLKSNATPMESPYPLLQVPLIGIECPISPHLPDAPSSIQQELQFELAEMEDLWLDEYVQCKPLGLQKRLIEEQQCQLAEYENAAGQCVSELQKAQQQVQSLQTKIREGEASNKKLQQRLGDMESELRSLREAACGQERTIQTLSDSLNTKDREITDLHQFIEEQKELLHSLKQQNNHYQLQHQQVSGVAQNRLQTDLLDLQGSLFSAQLELQGLQRAQQQGQRREEDLARANQRLQVDLHKAMQQHQEGERHNHDLQAALEKARLEVQQMEEKWRDEWRQREKEVEERKKTIRELKTSLEHKERLIEDYSELVDGQKEPFENRDNLIHKLKQRIQERDRALERAIDDKFTCMEQKEDEVHKLQLLLREKERDLEKLRCVLSNNEETITSLELLLRGKGLELEQVCEAWRNAQGVQREREDSHIRSLRERDTLISQLQTSLHTRTKEAEEMTAVLLSKVSVGPSEVAEELKSRLQLKERLFQELLSDRNRQTQEHHSQVQDLLNTINAREQYIKDSAGRVGQVMAEQTSRLQELRKQLGSANPQLTEADTQALQDELRLTLRREREAQNQLTGLHSTLASHQEDLKTRAADIEALSRTLSIKEDIIKDLQMQLVDPSDLPLVERLTQELQMLREKVEHQSCINHKAVLDPLVSMETGQAAKSPADFGGFTSEDGDEDDEDCISEFADSVEDEERSKLTAQSLVSVQSCDQHRGLRGCQDAVAEGPGLAEVKLLVDQKRAVERELMELKSQLEKAGFSSLSQMRKAFFTLCSENEELKTMVTGRQPQKSTSDRCDGQLVDAADVEPNERQPVCEQTVRLKSDLEQVQQESRELQERLMVSEATVQAQAEQLKDYRELLTETSVQQDNKQVQVDIQDLGYETCGRSENEAEREDTSSPEFDDLELCTALTYRDGGSQWWGGSSSLKSGKTEHDVTYLQQLVEDLRGQLSQSQALIRSLQAQMRVHTPVGTPRKVNWGLENSEAQSTGEEDEGWQSSDGFGSLPRQPKEDRELQELISRVTSLEEQLKKGKGHSEDGKAVNWPGKFDTLIQAQARELSHLRQRMREGRGVCHILTQHLGDTTKTFEELLRSNDIDYYMGQSFRDQLSQSISLAQRVSTKISGRDHSEVPDDKSGHELLAIRLSKELQQKDKLIESLRSKLDQQQRSDTPTSSHALSVATDQSDRTSFVSDDHGSTNEDLELCSELDAASEYGQEEAARSSTDSHDHRGPVPLHPSSPPSITSSHSHQSSNTCPSMHCTPHRPMETQGQTGLSDVPLSSSISFSTSLHCPQMSSPPVFDPQTQPLRTRHPYGGGFSLAEVHQELQMLQRQLGNSYRGPQIKPIPAFPLSSHTQPDHSSLHPLSHHAFEQSPFSSQHTSPAVKPGANLLENSAMWDMMYGPRPLRPGMYGDVSSGSSGYQSGHTGADLMEEHLREIRTLRRRLEDSIQTNDRLRQQLEERLASSGRSGAGGAPTNIYIQGLDSVSQLSNEIRVLKEENHALQTQLQKARTDGSKEMERLREVVLSGRGQLKQAELEADQWADQCRRLQSQVREQAQAIVQLEQEKQNSLDNSTRLQHEVNVLQQQLSECQCLVHTLQCELQVYQRVCGTTESNTGSGLSLTFDLGERESNIHLLEQQLRERLDQFMPRPSARKQLFHDQSPSPPVRDTGFSSPASPAVEPDEPKSSSSDLSRSGAEALETEAPDGSFACKTGRHMIGHVDDFSALQHQLLEGRVVIRKMEAALQSSTESPNLPEGFMRNLHTSTKTLKQILEETSSLLRMFWRASLPSTDASAQQLKKEQSLRKEVVTLRRKLSEQEQLLRDTMENLRTSSRTKDSMEQFIVNQLSRTRDVLKQARSNLEKNELKIGSLGCTPLLSPFCSVSSTPSRSDRGEISGASPQHASSIGWNFVTPHAQDQHKSWPAQGSDRQRFLQVYCRTDSRLSAAVSPSF; this is translated from the exons ATGTTGGATTCAAAGATGAAAGACGTGTGTCGCATCTGTGCAAGGGAGCTGTATGGTAACCAGCGGCGATGGATCTTCCACCCAACGGCCAAGCTGAGTCTGCAGGTGCTGCTGTCCTACGCATTGGGCAGGGAAATGACCCGAGACGGCAGGGGAGAGTTTGCCTGCAGCAAGTGTGCCTTCATGCTGGACCGAATGTACCGCTTCGACACTGTGATAGCCAGGGTGGAGGCCTTGTCCGTCGAGCGCATGCAGAAGCTCTTGATGGAGAAAGACAGGCTGAGACAGTGCATTGGAGGACTGTACCGCAAAAACAATGCTGATGATTTTGGAGTGGATAGCGGTGCTGCAGACTCTTCTGTAGTTGACTTCTCCAGGTTGGCTGAATCTGAATACAACGCTCTACTTCAGGAAGATCTGACATACTCTATCTATGAGTCCTGGGCTGAGCAAGGCGCTCAAGAACAGGTTCAAGACCACCAATGCCCTGTTCACCATCAATGCCACGCAGATGCCACTTCGGGTACCCGTCCCAGGAAGTGCAAAGGGTGTGCTGCACTGCGAGTGGCAGATTCAGATTATGAGGCTGTCTGCAAGGTTCCCAGGAAAGTGGGTCGGAGCACTTCCTGTGGGCCCTCCACACGGTACTCCGGTAGTGTTCTGGACAGCGCTGAGGAGACTCTCCCATCCgctcctccaccagaacctgaACCTGTCGAGAACAACCAAACCCACCGCCCCAGCGATCCAGAGCCTGTCGGCGTTAGTCCTGCCTCCTCTGTGGAGTCTCTGGACACCGCTGTAGACGTCACCCAAGAGTCTTATCCAAAAGTCCATCTTAACACCATGCAGGAAGAGTCTGAAGAGGAACGATCTGCTATCAAGAGGCCTGGTTCTGTGTGTGGACTTGATATGGCTCTCAGCTTGCTAAAAAGCTTTGAATATCACCCTCTCCAGAGTCAGAGAGGGAGTCGAATTCCTGTGCTCCTCAAATCTAACGCTACACCCATGGAGAGTCCTTATCCTCTGTTACAGGTGCCTCTGATTGGGATAGAGTGTCCCATTTCTCCCCATCTACCAGATGCTCCTTCCAGCATCCAGCAGGAGCTTCAGTTTGAGTTGGCAGAAATGGAAGACCTGTGGTTGGATGAGTATGTGCAGTGCAAGCCATTGGGCCTTCAGAAG AGGTTGATTGAGGAGCAGCAGTGTCAGCTGGCTGAGTACGAGAACGCAGCGGGACAGTGTGTCAGTGAGCTACAGAAGGCCCAACAGCAGGTCCAGTCTCTCCAGACCAAGATCCGAGAGGGCGAGGCTAGTAATAAG AAGTTACAACAGAGGCTCGGGGACATGGAAAGTGAACTACGCTCTCTCAGAGAAGCAGCATGTGGTCAGGAGAGAACAATACAGACCTTGAGTGACTCGCTCAACACTAAAGACCGCGAG ATTACTGATCTCCACCAGTTTATTGAAGAACAGAAGGAACTTCTGCACTCCCTGAAGCAACAAAACAACCATTATCAGCTTCAGCATCAGCAG GTGTCTGGAGTGGCTCAGAATCGTCTGCAGACTGATCTGTTGGACCTCCAGGGCTCTTTGTTCTCAGCCCAGCTGGAGCTGCAGGGCCTTCAAAGGGCACAGCAGCAGGGCCAGAGGCGAGAAGAAGACCTGGCTCGTGCAAACCAGCGCCTGCAGGTTGATCTTCACAAAGCCATGCAACAGCACCAAGAGGGAGAAAGACACAACCATGATTTACAAGCCGCTCTAGAGAAGGCTCGCCTCGAGGTACAACAAATGGAGGAGAAATGGAGAGACGAATGGAGACAACGAGAGAAAGAGGTtgaggaaagaaagaagaccATCCGAGAATTGAAGACCTCACTAGAGCATAAAGAACGTCTGATAGAA GACTACAGTGAGTTGGTGGATGGTCAGAAAGAGCCTTTCGAGAATAGAGACAACCTCATCCACAAACTCAAACAACGCATTCAGGAAAGAGATAGAGCACTGGAG AGAGCGATAGATGATAAATTCACGTGCATGGAACAGAAGGAAGATGAGGTGCACAAACTCCAACTGctgctgagagagaaagaaagagacctGGAGAAACTTCGATGCGTGTTGTCCAACAATGAAGAAACCATCACG AGTCTGGAGTTGTTGCTGCGTGGTAAAGGTTTAGAGCTGGAGCAGGTGTGTGAGGCCTGGCGCAATGCTCAGGGTGTTCAGCGTGAGAGAGAAGACTCACACATACGCAGCCTGAGAGAACGAGACACTTTAATCAGTCAGCTGCAAACATCGCTGCACACACGCACCAAAGAGGCTGAG GAGATGACTGCGGTTCTTCTCAGTAAGGTGTCAGTCGGGCCCAGTGAGGTGGCTGAGGAGCTCAAGTCTCGGCTTCAGCTCAAAGAGCGTTTGTTCCAAGAGCTGCTGTCGGACCGCAACAGACAGACTCAAGAGCATCACTCACAGGTCCAAGACCTGCTTAACACTATCAATGCAAGAGAGCAGTACATCAAG GATTCCGCAGGGCGTGTGGGTCAGGTGATGGCCGAACAGACATCTCGATTGCAGGAGCTACGTAAGCAACTCGGGTCAGCTAACCCACAGTTGACTGAAGCAGACACACAGGCTCTTCAGGATGAGCTCCGACTGACTCTtcgcagagaaagagaggcccAGAACCAGCTCACCGGCCTGCATTCCACCCTGGCGTCCCACCAAGAGGACCTCAAGACCCGGGCTGCAGATATAGAGGCTTTGAGCAGGACTTTGAGCATCAAAGAGGACATCATCAAG GACTTGCAGATGCAGTTGGTGGATCCGTCAGATTTACCGCTGGTAGAGCGACTGACCCAAGAGCTACAGATGCTCAGAGAGAAGGTGGAACATCAGAGCTGTATTAATCACAAG gcTGTTTTGGATCCTCTGGTGTCTATGGAAACAGGACAAGCGGCTAAATCCCCTGCTGATTTTGGAG GTTTTACATCGGAAGATGgagatgaggatgatgaagacTGCATTAGTGAGTTTGCAGACAGTGTTGAAGACGAGGAGCGATCCAAACTGACAGCTCAGTCTTTGGTCAGTGTGCAG AGCTGTGATCAGCATAGAGGTCTTAGGGGCTGTCAGGATGCAGTAGCTGAGGGTCCAGGGCTGGCAGAAGTTAAACTACTGGTGGACCAGAAGAGGGCAGTAGAGAGAGAACTGATGGAGCTCAAATCCCAGCTGGAAAAGGCTggtttttcctctctttctcaaaTGAG GAAAGCTTTCTTTACTCTGTGCTCTGAAAATGAAGAGCTCAAGACCATGGTGACAGGAAGACAACCTCAGAAGAGCACTTCAGATAGGTGCGATGGACAGCTGGTGGATGCAGCTGATGTAGAG ccTAATGAAAGGCAGCCAGTGTGTGAGCAGACGGTGCGACTGAAGTCTGACCTTGAGCAGGTCCAGCAGGAGAGCAGAGAGCTTCAGGAGAGACTCATGGTGTCAGAAGCTACGGTTCAAGCTCAGGCCGAACAACTTAAAGACTACAGAGAACTGCTCA CTGAAACATCAGTACAGCAGGACAATAAGCAGGTCCAGGTGGACATCCAGGATCTGGGCTATGAGACGTGTGGGCGCAGTGAGAACGAGGCAGAGAGAGAAGACACCAGCAGCCCAG AGTTTGATGATCTGGAGCTGTGCACAGCTCTCACATATCGTGACGGAGGCTCTCAGTGGTGGGGGGGGTCCAGCTCACTGAAATCTGGGAAGACTGAGCATGACGTAACGTACCTGCAGCAGCTGGTAGAGGACCTGCGTGGTCAGCTCTCACAGTCACAGGCTCTGATCCGTAGCTTGCAGGCCCAAATGCGTGTTCACACTCCAGTCGGCACTCCTCGTAAGGTCAACTGGGGCTTGGAGAACTCTGAGGCACAGAGCACAGGTGAGGAGGACGAGGGCTGGCAGTCGTCTGACGGCTTCGGGTCCCTTCCCCGCCAGCCAAAGGAAGACCGAGAGCTGCAGGAGCTCATCTCACGTGTGACATCACTAGAGGAGCAGCTCAAGAAGGGCAAAGGTCATTCAGAAGATGGCAAAGCTGTGAACTGGCCAGG TAAGTTTGACACGCTGATCCAAGCACAGGCCCGTGAGCTGTCTCACCTGCGTCAGAGGATGCGTGAGGGCCGCGGGGTGTGCCATATTCTGACTCAGCACCTGGGGGACACCACTAAGACCTTTGAAGAGCTGCTGCGCTCAAATGACATCGATTACTACATGGGACAGAGCTTCAGAGACCAGCTCTCCCAGAGCATCTCACTCGCTCAAAGAGTCAGCACCAAAATTAGCGGCC GGGATCACTCTGAAGTCCCAGATGACAAATCAGGCCATGAGCTGCTCGCAATACG GCTAAGCAAGGAGCTACAACAGAAAGACAAGCTCATCGAGTCGCTACGCTCCAAACTTGACCAGCAGCAACGATCAGATACACCTACAAGCAGCCATGCCCTCTCTGTGGCCACAGACCAATCAGACAGGACCTCTTTTGTATCAGATGACCACGGCTCAACCAATGAGGATCTAGAGCTGTGCTCCGAGCTAGATGCTGCCAGCGAATATGGCCAAGAGGAGGCAGCAAGAAGTTCCACAG attCACATGATCATAGAGGCCCGGTCCCATTACATCCATCCAGTCCTCCATCTATCACTTCATCACACAGCCACCAGTCCTCCAACACCTGTCCCAGCATGCACTGTACACCACATAGGCCAATGGAAACCCAGGGACAGACAG GCCTCTCTGATGTACCTCTGTCCAGCTCCATTTCTTTCTCCACCTCTCTCCACTGTCCTCAAATGTCTTCTCCACCTGTGTTTGATCCTCAAACTCAACCCTTGAGAACCCGTCACCCTTATGGTGGGGGATTTTCTCTGGCAGAGGTTCACCAAGAGCTTCAAATGCTCCAGAGACAGCTTGGAAACA GCTATCGTGGTCCTCAGATCAAACCCATTCCTGCGTTTCCACTGAGCTCCCATACTCAGCCTGACCATAGCAGCTTACACCCACTATCCCATCATGCCTTCGAACAGTCACCTTTCAGCAGCCAGCACACCAGTCCCGCTGTGAAACCAGGTGCAAACCTTCTGGAAAACAGTGCGATGTGGGATATGATGTATGGCCCAAGACCTTTAAGACCAGGCATGTATGGAGACGTGTCCTCTGGTTCCTCTGGATATCAGTCAGGCCATACAG GTGCAGACTTAATGGAAGAGCATTTAAGGGAGATCCGCACTCTCAGACGACGTCTAGAAGACTCTATCCAGACCAATGACCGTCTGAGACAACAGCTAGAGGAAAGGCTAGCCTCCTCTGGGAGAAGCGGAG CAGGCGGAGCGCCCACTAACATCTACATCCAAGGCCTTGATTCTGTCTCTCAACTGTCCAATGAGATTCGAGTGCTGAAAGAGGAAAATCATGCCCTGCAAACCCAACTCCAGAAAGCCAGGACAG ATGGCAGTAAAGAGATGGAGCGGCTGAGAGAGGTGGTTCTGTCTGGACGGGGCCAGTTAAAGCAGGCGGAGCTAGAGGCGGACCAGTGGGCGGATCAGTGTAGACGGTTACAGTCTCAGGTTAGAGAGCAGGCTCAGGCAATAGTGCAGCTCGAACAGGAGAAACAGAACAGTCTGGACAACAGCACCAG GCTGCAGCATGAAGTGAATGTTCTCCAGCAGCAGCTGAGCGAGTGTCAGTGTCTAGTGCACACTCTTCAGTGTGAACTACAGGTGTATCAGAGAGTCTGTGGCACGACTGAGAGCaacacag GCTCAGGATTgagtttgacctttgacctagGAGAGCGAGAGTCTAACATACATTTGTTGGAGCAGCAGTTGAGAGAAAGGTTGGACCAGTTTATGCCCCGCCCCTCAGCCAGGAAACAGCTCTTCCATG ACCAATCACCATCTCCTCCTGTTCGAGATACAGGGTTCTCCAGCCCTGCTTCACCAGCTGTGGAACCAGATGAGCCAAAATCTTCTTCTAGTG ACTTGTCTAGGTCTGGTGCTGAAGCTCTGGAGACTGAGGCCCCTGATGGCTCCTTCGCCTGCAAGACTGGGCGTCATATGATAGGTCATGTGGATGACTTCAGTGCCCTGCAGCACCAGCTACTGGAAGGGAGGGTTGTTATCCGGAAGATGGAAGCAGCTCTGCAGTCCAGCACAGAATCTCCTAACCTACCAGAG ggtTTCATGAGGAACTTGCACACCAGCACTAAAACACTGAAGCAGATTCTGGAGGAGACAAGCTCTCTCTTAAGAATGTTCTGGAGGGCATCTCTGCCCAGCACTGATGCCTCAGCCCAGCAGCTCAAAAAG GAGCAATCTTTGAGAAAAGAGGTTGTCACGCTGAGACGTAAGTTATCAGAACAAGAGCAGCTTCTCAGGGACACGATGGAGAATCTAAGGACCTCCAGCCGCACTAAAGACAGCATGGAGCAATTCATTGTCAATCAAC tGTCAAGAACACGAGATGTGTTGAAACAAGCTCGCTCAAATCTAGAG AAGAATGAACTCAAGATTGGCTCTCTAGGCTGCACCCCTCTCCTTTCACCCTTCTGTTCAGTCTCATCCACTCCTTCCCGGTCCGACAGAG GTGAGATCTCAGGAGCCTCCCCCCAACATGCCTCCTCTATTGGTTGGAATTTCGTGACCCCTCATGCTCAGGATCAGCACAAATCGTGGCCGGCACAGGGGAGTGACAGACAGCGCTTCCTTCAGGTGTACTGCAGAACGGACTCCAGActgagtgctgctgtctctccctctttctgA